GTTGCTATTTCTGCCATGAAACAGGCTCAGCACGATTTTTTGCTGGAGATCGAAGCATTGCAAAACTTCTCGGATTTCGTAGCAAACAACCCGAATGGCGGAATTGCTCATTGTATGGAAGGCGAGAAGAAATCAGTGCGCGAATTGAATCATCCGTTTCGTATTTTAGTGGGCCCGGAAGGCGATTTCAGTGAAAAGGAAGTACAACTTGCTTTGAAACACGGATACGAAGCCGTACATTTGGGAGAATCGCGTTTGCGAACAGAGACAGCCGGAATGGTTGCCTGCGTACTAGCCGTTAACAGTTAAAAGCATGAAAGTATTCATTATAATCACCGTCCTTTTTTGGAGCGCGACCGGATTCGCCCAGGGAAGCTATCAAATTGCATTTTTGAAATACAGCGGAGGTGGAGACTATTACGCCAATCCGACTGCTTTGCCGAATTTGGCCGCATTCTGCAATGCAAACCTCGGAACTACCATTTCGAAAGAAGCTCCTTACGTGGATGTCGGAAGTCCCGAATTGAGCTTGTACCCGTTTATCCACATGACTGGTCACGGAAACGTGGTTTTCTCACTCACGGAAGCTGAAAACCTGCGCAATTACCTCTTGGGAGGTGGATTTTTGCACATCGACGACAACTATGGGATGGATAAGTTTATCCGCGAAGAACTAAAGAAGGTATTCCCGAATAATTCGCTGGTGGAACTTCCGTTTTCGCATCCCATTTTTCATCAGAAATACGATTTCAACGGTTTACCCAAAATTCACGAGCACGACGGAAAACGTCCGCAGGCGTTCGGGATCATTATTGAAGGCCGGTTGGTTTGTTTGTATACTTTCGAAACGGATTTGAGCGATGGCTGGGAAGACCAGGCCGTGCACAACGATTCAGAAGAAAAGCGCAAGCAAGCAC
The window above is part of the Fluviicola sp. genome. Proteins encoded here:
- a CDS encoding DUF4159 domain-containing protein → MKVFIIITVLFWSATGFAQGSYQIAFLKYSGGGDYYANPTALPNLAAFCNANLGTTISKEAPYVDVGSPELSLYPFIHMTGHGNVVFSLTEAENLRNYLLGGGFLHIDDNYGMDKFIREELKKVFPNNSLVELPFSHPIFHQKYDFNGLPKIHEHDGKRPQAFGIIIEGRLVCLYTFETDLSDGWEDQAVHNDSEEKRKQALQMGANILMYAFLGDSK